A part of Paenibacillus donghaensis genomic DNA contains:
- a CDS encoding helix-turn-helix domain-containing protein, whose amino-acid sequence MIENKLSEVMGRKRLKISDVIEMTGLARNTIADLYHGRAKRVDLETLDKLCKALECESLSEIVEFRQEVDYKL is encoded by the coding sequence ATGATTGAGAACAAATTAAGCGAGGTTATGGGACGAAAGCGTCTTAAAATCTCCGATGTCATTGAAATGACGGGATTGGCACGCAATACGATTGCTGATCTCTATCATGGTCGGGCCAAGCGCGTAGACCTGGAAACACTGGATAAGCTATGCAAGGCACTAGAATGCGAGAGTTTAAGCGAGATCGTGGAGTTCAGGCAGGAGGTCGATTACAAGTTATGA